A genome region from Bradyrhizobium sp. WSM1417 includes the following:
- a CDS encoding gamma-glutamylcyclotransferase has protein sequence MSEITLPSVTTAKGDLWVFGYGSLMWRPGFEFEERVPARLVGEHRALCVYSFVHRGTPEKPGLVLGLDRGGACRGIAFRVAENNRADVVAYLRGREQVTSVYREVMRSVWLENDARQRVSALAYVVDRGHVQYAGRLSLTDQHRHVLQGHGQSGANRDYVTATVKAIEAEGFRDAPLHQLAMMLHGDAHSPHAPAPVDDRENR, from the coding sequence ATGTCGGAAATCACCCTCCCCTCCGTCACCACTGCCAAAGGCGACCTCTGGGTGTTCGGCTACGGCTCGCTGATGTGGCGGCCGGGCTTCGAATTCGAGGAGCGCGTCCCGGCGCGGCTGGTCGGCGAGCATCGCGCGCTCTGTGTCTATTCCTTCGTGCACCGTGGCACGCCGGAGAAGCCGGGTCTGGTGCTCGGCCTCGACCGCGGCGGCGCCTGCCGCGGCATCGCCTTCCGCGTCGCCGAAAATAACCGCGCCGACGTCGTGGCCTATTTGCGCGGGCGCGAGCAGGTGACGTCGGTCTATCGCGAAGTCATGCGTTCGGTCTGGCTGGAGAACGACGCGCGGCAGCGCGTCTCCGCGCTCGCCTATGTCGTCGACCGCGGCCATGTGCAATATGCCGGCCGGCTGTCGCTCACCGACCAGCATCGCCACGTGCTCCAGGGCCACGGCCAGTCCGGCGCCAACCGCGACTACGTGACCGCGACGGTGAAGGCGATCGAGGCCGAAGGTTTTCGCGATGCGCCGCTGCATCAGCTTGCCATGATGCTGCATGGTGATGCGCATTCTCCGCACGCGCCGGCTCCGGTGGACGATCGGGAAAACCGCTAG
- a CDS encoding 1-acyl-sn-glycerol-3-phosphate acyltransferase — protein MFLIFLRSLVFNVLFYTVLVCLAIVALPTFALPPRAMLTVAQWWAKATLFLMRAVCNIKVEFRGLEKIPTGPLVVVAKHQSFWETFVLPGFFDRPIFILKRQLMQIPVFGQFLVKTGMIAIDRNAGVKALLDMTRRAREAVRSGGQLVIFPEGTRRAPGAPPDYKSGFAQIYSSCGAQCLPIALNSGLFWPRRTFMRYPGTLVVEFLDPLPPGLPKDEFLSRVQTAIEDATGRLVEAGRKEQEQLIGSAPSYAPSES, from the coding sequence CTCGCGATCGTGGCGCTGCCGACCTTCGCATTGCCGCCGCGCGCTATGCTGACTGTCGCGCAATGGTGGGCGAAGGCGACGCTATTCCTGATGCGGGCGGTCTGCAATATCAAGGTGGAATTCCGCGGCCTCGAAAAGATTCCGACGGGACCATTGGTCGTCGTGGCGAAGCACCAGTCGTTCTGGGAGACGTTCGTCCTGCCGGGCTTTTTCGACCGTCCGATTTTTATCCTCAAGCGTCAGCTCATGCAGATCCCGGTGTTCGGTCAGTTCCTGGTCAAGACCGGGATGATCGCGATCGACCGCAACGCCGGCGTCAAGGCGCTGCTGGACATGACGCGCCGGGCGCGGGAGGCGGTGCGCAGCGGCGGGCAGCTCGTGATCTTTCCCGAAGGCACGCGCCGCGCTCCGGGCGCGCCACCGGACTACAAGAGCGGCTTCGCGCAGATCTATTCGTCCTGCGGCGCGCAGTGCCTGCCGATCGCGCTCAATTCCGGCCTGTTCTGGCCGCGCCGCACCTTCATGCGCTATCCCGGCACGCTGGTGGTGGAGTTCCTCGATCCGCTGCCGCCGGGCTTGCCCAAGGATGAGTTTCTCTCCCGTGTGCAAACGGCGATCGAAGACGCGACCGGCCGCCTCGTCGAAGCCGGCCGCAAGGAGCAGGAGCAGCTGATCGGCTCGGCGCCGAGCTATGCGCCGTCGGAGAGCTAG